In Rahnella aquatilis CIP 78.65 = ATCC 33071, one DNA window encodes the following:
- a CDS encoding DUF4865 family protein, whose product MIAMQYSFTLPADYDMGIIEKRIADNGYRTDGFAGLIFKTYLYSRRDCPQTGSAENIYAPFYLWQDVSGMNRFISGAGFQGVANAFGWPQIRVYPVLSARMSDDVAQAVYAKREITDIAPFSDLAPLPEETVNDRLIDVTAWDTTNWKKIHFTAGRNPLAGGGQHYRIGHISLSGAVKAV is encoded by the coding sequence ATGATTGCCATGCAATACAGTTTTACGCTGCCCGCAGATTACGACATGGGCATTATTGAAAAGCGCATTGCCGATAACGGATATCGGACGGATGGCTTTGCGGGGCTTATTTTCAAAACGTATCTCTATTCCCGACGTGACTGCCCGCAAACCGGCAGTGCAGAAAATATCTACGCGCCGTTTTATTTGTGGCAGGACGTGTCAGGCATGAACCGGTTCATTTCAGGAGCGGGTTTTCAGGGCGTCGCCAACGCCTTCGGCTGGCCGCAGATCCGGGTTTATCCTGTGCTGTCAGCAAGAATGAGTGATGATGTCGCACAAGCGGTTTACGCCAAAAGAGAGATAACGGACATCGCACCGTTCAGTGATCTTGCGCCATTACCTGAAGAAACCGTAAATGACAGACTGATCGACGTCACCGCCTGGGACACGACAAACTGGAAGAAAATACATTTTACGGCGGGGAGAAACCCGCTGGCAGGCGGCGGGCAGCATTACCGCATCGGCCATATTTCATTGTCCGGTGCGGTAAAAGCAGTCTGA